Proteins encoded by one window of Sphingosinicella sp. BN140058:
- the ftsZ gene encoding cell division protein FtsZ, producing the protein MVLNMLFKNPTSDQADREPAAMAELRPRICVVGVGGAGCNAVRHMIRNGLERVDFVAADTDVQTLDASPASTRILLREKVSGRIAADPRRQSPADRELDDDIAEALRGAQMCFIAAGMGGGTGTGAAIRIACWARRNNILTVAAVTKPFRFEGSRRYLAAERGIEELRRAVDTLIVIPNQNLLHGAAPDATVTAAFEAADAVLEQGVRSITDLIVNPGIVNLDFNDVRGIMEGMGKAVLGTGEGEGADRAVKAAQAAVANPLLDGALDGANHLIISIVGGDDMRLVEIDEAARYITSRVHPEAQIIWGSSQDVAMDGRIRVSVIATGLDAAAGKALRPRRTTSCRFRKHQAQPSAIYNQGFYFSTCRNCGEDMIRTGSDWQAVPKGLRVVWPGSAPAARSAPASKPARRGARRGWLRLRVSPVSLVTAGLRCVGWFGGDALRAVRGRWAARSRRRGVLLLPGAAS; encoded by the coding sequence ATGGTGCTGAACATGCTGTTCAAGAATCCGACATCCGATCAGGCGGACCGGGAGCCGGCCGCGATGGCCGAGCTTCGACCGCGGATCTGCGTCGTCGGCGTCGGCGGTGCCGGCTGCAATGCCGTCCGGCACATGATCCGAAACGGCCTCGAGCGCGTCGACTTCGTCGCTGCAGACACCGACGTCCAGACGCTCGATGCGTCGCCGGCGTCCACCCGCATCCTGCTGCGCGAAAAGGTCAGCGGACGCATCGCAGCCGACCCGCGCCGGCAGTCACCCGCCGACCGCGAACTCGACGACGATATCGCCGAGGCCCTGCGGGGTGCGCAGATGTGCTTCATCGCGGCCGGCATGGGCGGCGGAACCGGAACCGGTGCTGCGATCCGCATCGCCTGCTGGGCACGCCGCAACAACATCCTGACCGTCGCAGCCGTGACCAAGCCGTTCCGGTTCGAGGGCAGCCGCCGCTATCTCGCCGCCGAGCGCGGCATCGAGGAATTGCGGCGCGCGGTCGACACGCTGATCGTGATCCCGAACCAGAATCTGCTGCACGGCGCGGCGCCCGACGCAACCGTCACCGCAGCCTTCGAGGCGGCGGACGCGGTGCTGGAGCAAGGCGTTCGTTCGATCACCGATCTGATCGTCAATCCGGGTATCGTGAACCTCGACTTCAACGATGTTCGCGGGATCATGGAAGGCATGGGCAAGGCAGTGCTTGGAACCGGGGAAGGCGAGGGTGCCGATCGTGCGGTGAAGGCAGCGCAGGCGGCGGTCGCCAATCCGCTGCTGGACGGCGCCCTGGACGGCGCCAATCACCTGATCATCTCGATCGTCGGCGGTGACGACATGCGGCTCGTCGAGATCGACGAAGCCGCCCGCTACATTACCAGCCGCGTTCATCCGGAAGCACAGATCATCTGGGGCTCCTCGCAGGACGTCGCGATGGACGGTCGCATCCGGGTCTCGGTGATCGCCACCGGCCTCGACGCGGCGGCGGGCAAAGCGCTGCGCCCGCGCCGCACCACATCGTGCCGGTTCCGCAAGCACCAGGCGCAGCCCAGCGCGATCTACAATCAGGGCTTTTACTTCAGCACCTGCCGCAATTGCGGCGAGGACATGATCCGTACCGGCAGCGATTGGCAAGCCGTTCCGAAGGGTCTGCGGGTGGTTTGGCCGGGAAGTGCACCGGCAGCCCGTAGCGCCCCGGCCTCCAAGCCGGCGCGTCGCGGCGCCCGGCGGGGGTGGTTGCGCCTCCGGGTGTCGCCTGTCTCTCTGGTCACCGCGGGTCTGCGCTGCGTCGGCTGGTTCGGGGGCGATGCCCTGCGTGCCGTGCGCGGGCGCTGGGCTGCGCGTAGCCGGCGCCGGGGCGTGTTGCTGCTTCCTGGCGCAGCCAGCTGA
- a CDS encoding PAS domain-containing sensor histidine kinase: MATEAQDKAAVALCVIGGTCALFVLAAWAMNVTSLAALGGPYPTQPLSALGYLCLSVAMLAALRGNARLAAALLIVPLLVAATTLLQDATGTSIGADSWLFPTGVAEQQLATPGRPTIAVAVTLLFLSAGLLLAMRPGLRAGQAVAALAIAAFGTIAVAGAAMPLSGPVSDPVLRYVAAPLPALICGAVLSVALLGWRGSVWEGLFSGLGMDRTILQVVLPLLVVTPVATEWVEERVKSLGVDSSISGALETALNIAAMAALLIWVTSRASREQRARRALTRALDSAPIALTDTSGAVIHWSMGCEQLYGWTQQEARGRQKHDLLGSRAAEGTVDWDPDAEGWEEELIERRRDGSTLNVLERARRLEPRHGGEPIYVLSMTDISARTEAEAALKASEARLMLAMEASDIGILEWDAVTGRFTESTGSCPTLGVERGTMADLGSWREHVDPADRARVFETINAAIARQAPRVRFRYRFITPDGGRRMLESSAACFYDADGKLTRMISLYIDVTEREEWQSRLAQLQEEVMHVSRLSAMGEMASGLAHELNQPLTAVVNFLGTAKVLRSAGDDSKIDDLLAGASQQALRAGQIIRRLRTFVSRGTVQEELTPVGELIGDSVALALASRGRNDVDLRVEADDPDLRVFADRVQIQQVLVNLLRNAAEAMGEMPQEERRIVVSAQPEADAERLAIAVRDTGPGLSPEMLDRLFTPFVSGKEGGMGVGLSICKRIVEAHGGTLTAENNEDGGATFRFTLRTRPGGQE, encoded by the coding sequence ATGGCAACAGAGGCGCAGGACAAGGCGGCGGTGGCGCTCTGTGTCATCGGCGGCACGTGTGCGCTCTTCGTGCTCGCTGCCTGGGCGATGAACGTCACCAGCCTGGCTGCCCTCGGCGGCCCTTACCCGACGCAGCCGCTGTCGGCACTCGGTTACCTTTGTCTTTCCGTGGCGATGCTGGCGGCGCTGCGCGGCAACGCGCGGTTGGCCGCAGCATTGCTGATCGTGCCCCTGCTGGTCGCTGCGACGACCTTGCTCCAGGATGCGACCGGCACCTCGATCGGCGCCGATTCATGGCTGTTCCCGACGGGTGTCGCCGAGCAGCAACTGGCCACGCCCGGGCGGCCGACCATTGCCGTGGCGGTAACCCTGCTGTTTCTCTCGGCCGGTCTGCTGCTCGCGATGCGGCCAGGCCTGCGCGCCGGGCAGGCCGTGGCCGCTCTCGCGATCGCCGCCTTTGGAACGATCGCCGTCGCCGGCGCCGCGATGCCGCTCTCGGGGCCGGTGAGCGATCCCGTCCTTCGCTATGTCGCCGCGCCTCTGCCCGCGTTGATCTGCGGCGCCGTGCTCTCGGTCGCGCTGCTCGGCTGGAGAGGCTCGGTGTGGGAAGGGCTATTTTCCGGGCTCGGCATGGACCGCACGATCCTGCAGGTCGTGCTGCCGCTGCTCGTCGTCACGCCGGTGGCGACCGAGTGGGTGGAGGAGCGGGTCAAGTCGCTGGGCGTGGATTCATCCATCTCCGGCGCGTTGGAGACGGCGCTCAACATTGCCGCGATGGCGGCGCTGCTGATCTGGGTGACGAGCAGGGCGTCGCGCGAGCAACGCGCCCGCCGTGCGCTGACCCGAGCGCTGGACTCCGCGCCGATCGCGCTCACCGATACGTCCGGCGCCGTGATCCACTGGTCGATGGGCTGTGAGCAGCTGTACGGCTGGACTCAGCAGGAGGCACGCGGACGGCAGAAGCACGACCTGCTCGGCTCGCGTGCGGCGGAAGGCACCGTCGACTGGGATCCCGACGCGGAGGGCTGGGAAGAGGAGTTGATCGAACGTCGCCGCGACGGATCGACCTTGAACGTGCTCGAGCGGGCCCGCCGGCTCGAGCCCCGGCACGGCGGCGAGCCGATCTACGTCTTGTCGATGACCGACATCAGCGCGCGCACCGAGGCCGAAGCGGCATTGAAAGCCAGCGAAGCCCGGCTGATGCTGGCCATGGAAGCGAGCGACATCGGCATTCTCGAATGGGATGCGGTCACCGGCCGATTCACCGAGTCTACCGGGAGCTGCCCGACCCTAGGTGTGGAGCGGGGGACCATGGCCGATCTGGGCTCGTGGCGCGAGCATGTCGATCCGGCGGACCGTGCCCGTGTCTTCGAGACGATCAACGCTGCGATTGCGAGACAAGCCCCACGCGTCCGCTTCCGTTATCGCTTCATCACTCCGGACGGCGGCCGGCGCATGCTCGAATCGAGCGCCGCCTGCTTCTACGATGCGGACGGCAAGCTGACCCGGATGATCTCGCTCTACATCGACGTCACAGAGCGGGAGGAATGGCAGAGCCGCCTGGCCCAGCTTCAGGAGGAGGTGATGCATGTCTCCCGCCTCAGCGCGATGGGCGAAATGGCCTCGGGGCTCGCGCACGAGCTCAATCAGCCGCTCACCGCCGTGGTCAATTTTCTCGGTACCGCGAAGGTGCTGCGCAGCGCCGGCGACGACAGCAAGATTGACGATCTTCTGGCAGGCGCGAGCCAGCAGGCGCTACGCGCGGGGCAGATCATCCGCCGCCTGCGCACCTTCGTCTCGCGCGGGACCGTTCAGGAGGAACTGACTCCGGTCGGCGAACTGATCGGGGATTCCGTGGCGCTGGCGCTGGCAAGCCGGGGCCGCAATGACGTCGATCTGCGGGTCGAGGCGGATGATCCCGATCTCCGCGTCTTCGCCGATCGGGTCCAGATCCAGCAGGTTCTGGTGAACCTGCTGCGCAACGCGGCCGAAGCGATGGGCGAAATGCCGCAGGAAGAGCGTCGGATCGTCGTCTCCGCGCAACCCGAAGCCGATGCCGAGCGTCTCGCCATCGCGGTGCGCGATACCGGCCCGGGTCTCAGCCCCGAGATGCTTGACAGGCTGTTCACGCCGTTCGTGTCGGGTAAGGAGGGAGGCATGGGCGTCGGGCTTTCGATCTGCAAGCGGATCGTGGAGGCCCATGGCGGAACGCTGACGGCCGAGAATAACGAGGATGGCGGCGCGACCTTCCGGTTCACGCTGCGAACAAGACCAGGAGGCCAGGAATGA
- a CDS encoding response regulator transcription factor produces MTTRTIYVVDDDDDVRLSLQSLLSVLPNTLVWGFRSGDAFLERAEELGPGVILLDYHMPGSTGLDVLKAIQPYGAKFVAVILTGHGEVSLAVEAMKSGALDFLEKPYEHDALIEVLNSACGQLEESSEQTARVDAAKAKIEKLSAREVQVMHGLIAGRSNKVIAYDLDLSPRTIEIYRANLMDKLEVTNLSDILRIAFTAGLVPSA; encoded by the coding sequence ATGACCACGCGTACCATCTATGTCGTCGACGACGATGACGATGTCCGTCTCTCTCTCCAGTCTCTTCTCTCCGTCCTGCCGAACACCTTGGTCTGGGGCTTCCGGTCGGGCGACGCTTTCCTCGAGCGCGCCGAGGAGCTCGGACCCGGCGTAATCCTGCTCGATTATCACATGCCGGGTTCGACCGGGCTGGACGTGCTGAAGGCCATCCAGCCTTACGGGGCGAAGTTCGTCGCGGTAATTCTGACCGGGCATGGCGAAGTCAGCCTGGCGGTCGAGGCGATGAAATCCGGTGCGCTCGACTTCCTCGAGAAGCCGTACGAGCATGACGCACTGATCGAAGTCCTGAACAGCGCGTGCGGCCAGCTCGAGGAAAGCAGCGAGCAGACTGCGCGGGTCGACGCCGCCAAGGCGAAGATCGAGAAGCTTTCCGCACGAGAGGTCCAGGTGATGCACGGCCTGATCGCCGGGCGATCGAACAAGGTAATCGCCTACGATCTCGATCTCAGCCCGCGTACGATCGAAATCTATCGGGCCAACCTGATGGATAAGCTGGAAGTCACCAACCTGTCCGATATCCTGCGCATCGCGTTCACGGCCGGGCTGGTGCCGAGCGCCTGA
- a CDS encoding GGDEF domain-containing protein → MTGMDEQAEKRRLFAAIGETMFARGLDPSPENFAAVHAELAGAWAPPGTAIVPAAQARGRDVAQDLIHVARRQVEAFANVAASTREEVRDYQGDLQFGAEQLAAGAGPASIAALVGLTETMIERSRLAEARLEQATEEANALRQKLLDAQSEARTDALTGLSNRRAFEDRYAALSEAGVPISVALCDIDRFKSINDTHGHDVGDRVLKLVAQVLKATCGGAMVARYGGEEFAVLFAASNSAVTSRLVNASRETVAASPFKDRETGTPIGQITFSAGVATARPGETEHAVMRRADRLLYKAKASGRNCVEVDTGIRPPPSARARAPG, encoded by the coding sequence ATGACCGGCATGGACGAACAGGCAGAAAAGCGCCGGCTCTTCGCCGCCATCGGCGAGACAATGTTCGCGCGCGGTCTCGACCCGAGCCCCGAGAATTTCGCAGCCGTGCATGCCGAACTCGCAGGTGCCTGGGCCCCGCCCGGGACCGCGATCGTGCCGGCCGCGCAGGCGCGCGGGCGGGACGTCGCACAGGATCTCATCCACGTCGCCCGCCGCCAGGTCGAAGCCTTTGCCAACGTCGCTGCCTCGACCCGCGAGGAGGTGCGCGATTATCAGGGCGATCTCCAATTCGGCGCGGAGCAGCTCGCGGCCGGTGCCGGTCCCGCCTCGATCGCGGCCCTGGTCGGCCTGACCGAGACGATGATCGAGCGTAGCCGTCTGGCCGAAGCACGCCTCGAACAGGCCACGGAGGAAGCGAATGCACTCCGGCAGAAGCTGCTCGACGCCCAGTCGGAAGCGCGGACCGATGCGCTCACCGGCCTGTCGAACCGCCGCGCGTTCGAGGATCGCTACGCTGCCCTGAGCGAGGCCGGCGTCCCGATCAGTGTTGCGCTTTGCGACATCGACCGCTTCAAGTCCATCAACGACACTCACGGCCACGATGTCGGCGACCGGGTGCTGAAGCTGGTCGCACAGGTGCTCAAGGCGACCTGCGGCGGCGCGATGGTCGCACGCTACGGCGGCGAAGAGTTCGCCGTCCTGTTCGCGGCAAGCAATTCCGCGGTGACCTCAAGGTTGGTGAATGCGTCTCGTGAGACGGTCGCGGCCAGCCCGTTCAAGGATCGCGAGACCGGGACCCCGATCGGCCAGATCACCTTTTCCGCCGGCGTGGCCACGGCCCGTCCCGGCGAAACCGAGCATGCGGTCATGCGACGCGCCGACCGCCTGCTCTACAAGGCGAAGGCGAGCGGCCGCAATTGCGTGGAGGTCGACACCGGTATCCGACCGCCGCCGAGCGCAAGAGCACGTGCGCCCGGCTGA